Proteins encoded together in one Planctomyces sp. SH-PL14 window:
- the argH gene encoding argininosuccinate lyase, which translates to MSHKAWGGRFSQPTDKRVEAFTESISFDARLADVDITGSQAHARMLADVGLLTATERDQIVSTLEEIRQVIHRGEMPWRTELEDIHMHIESELIRRLGDTGRKLHTGRSRNDQVSTDIKLYVRDAIDHLDQLLETVQRAFVSRGERDLDVVLPAYTHLQRAQPVCATHYWLCYAEKFQRDRDRLADCRKRVNVSPLGAAALAGTSLPINRHKTAQYLGFDGVAANSLDISSDRDYLVEFTSALGLIAAHLSTWAEEWILWCTTEFGILHLPDAFTTGSSIMPQKKNPDVLELTRGKSARVIGAVQQLFVLIKGLPLAYNRDLQEDKLAMFTAYDTVAACLDLAAPVVEQAVLKRDVINARLEDGFLDATTLMEYLIRKGVPMRSGHEIVGKLVADCEAAKKRLADLSLAEFQAANPLIENDVYESLGARNVVRMLQSYGSGGLGPVKEQLAAWTKRLG; encoded by the coding sequence GTGTCCCACAAAGCCTGGGGAGGCCGATTCTCCCAGCCGACCGACAAACGTGTCGAAGCCTTCACCGAATCCATCAGCTTCGACGCCCGCCTCGCCGACGTCGATATCACCGGATCCCAGGCCCACGCCCGCATGCTGGCCGACGTCGGCCTCCTGACCGCGACCGAGCGCGACCAGATCGTCTCCACGCTCGAAGAGATCCGGCAGGTCATCCACCGCGGCGAAATGCCGTGGCGGACCGAGCTCGAAGACATCCACATGCACATCGAGTCGGAGCTCATCCGCCGACTCGGAGACACGGGCCGAAAACTCCACACCGGACGAAGCCGCAACGACCAGGTCTCGACCGACATCAAGCTCTACGTCCGCGACGCGATCGACCACCTTGATCAGCTTCTCGAAACGGTCCAGCGGGCCTTCGTTTCCCGCGGCGAGCGGGACCTCGACGTCGTCCTTCCCGCCTACACCCATCTCCAGCGGGCCCAGCCGGTCTGCGCCACGCACTACTGGCTCTGCTACGCCGAGAAGTTCCAGCGGGACCGTGACCGCCTCGCCGACTGCCGGAAACGCGTCAACGTCTCGCCTCTCGGGGCGGCGGCCCTCGCCGGGACCTCGCTGCCGATCAACCGGCACAAGACGGCGCAGTACCTTGGCTTCGACGGTGTCGCGGCCAATAGCCTCGATATCTCGAGCGACCGGGACTACCTCGTCGAGTTCACGAGCGCGCTGGGCCTGATCGCCGCGCACCTCTCGACCTGGGCGGAAGAGTGGATCCTGTGGTGCACGACGGAGTTCGGGATCCTGCACCTGCCGGACGCCTTCACGACCGGCTCGTCAATCATGCCGCAGAAGAAGAACCCGGACGTCCTGGAGCTGACGCGGGGGAAATCGGCCCGCGTCATCGGGGCGGTCCAGCAGCTCTTCGTCCTCATCAAGGGGCTCCCGCTGGCCTACAACCGGGACCTCCAGGAAGACAAGCTGGCGATGTTCACCGCCTACGACACCGTGGCGGCGTGCCTCGACCTCGCGGCCCCGGTCGTCGAGCAGGCGGTCCTGAAGCGGGACGTCATCAACGCCCGCCTGGAGGACGGCTTCCTCGACGCGACGACCCTCATGGAGTACCTGATCCGCAAGGGAGTCCCGATGCGGAGCGGGCATGAGATCGTCGGGAAGCTCGTGGCGGACTGCGAAGCGGCGAAGAAGCGGCTGGCGGATCTTTCTCTCGCCGAGTTTCAGGCGGCGAACCCGCTGATCGAGAACGACGTGTACGAGTCGCTCGGCGCACGTAACGTCGTCCGGATGCTCCAGAGCTACGGGTCCGGGGGACTGGGGCCGGTGAAGGAGCAGCTCGCGGCGTGGACGAAGCGGCTGGGCTGA
- a CDS encoding Glu/Leu/Phe/Val family dehydrogenase: MGQLPSARYFDEAATLIGLSPADRKLLLTPLREVKVQVAIRMESGETATFLGYRVQHDNARGPMKGGMRYHPHVDADEVLELASLMTWKTAVVDLPYGGAKGGISVDPKTLTKHELELLTRKFVDQIHDVIGPHSDIPAPDMGTNAQVMAWMTNQYEKYHGHSPACVTGKPLELHGSEGREEATGRGVSVITQALLRKLGKDVRGVTIALQGFGNVGSYTARFLHEAGAKIIAISDATGGIHNHGGLDIPALLKYAGTGQGVKGFGGGSPVTNEEVLAADAEVLIPAALGGVITRENAGDIRAKYVIEAANSPTLPEADEILRRRDVVVVPDILANAGGVTVSYFEWVQNLQHYRWDLPEIREKLEKQMTLAFESVWSEAAMRKVSLRTAAFILAVSRVRRATDLAGF; encoded by the coding sequence ATGGGACAGCTCCCCTCCGCCCGGTACTTCGACGAAGCCGCCACACTGATCGGACTCTCGCCGGCGGACCGCAAGCTGCTGCTGACGCCGCTCCGGGAAGTCAAAGTCCAGGTCGCCATCCGCATGGAGAGCGGCGAGACCGCGACGTTCCTGGGCTACCGCGTCCAGCACGACAACGCCCGCGGCCCCATGAAAGGGGGGATGCGGTACCACCCCCACGTCGACGCCGATGAAGTTCTCGAGCTCGCCTCGCTGATGACCTGGAAGACCGCGGTCGTCGACCTTCCCTACGGCGGGGCGAAGGGGGGGATCAGCGTCGATCCCAAGACCCTCACGAAGCACGAGCTGGAGCTCCTGACCCGCAAGTTCGTCGATCAGATCCACGATGTGATCGGCCCGCACAGCGACATCCCCGCTCCCGATATGGGAACGAACGCGCAGGTCATGGCCTGGATGACGAACCAGTACGAAAAGTACCACGGCCACAGCCCTGCCTGCGTGACCGGCAAGCCGCTGGAGCTGCACGGGTCCGAAGGGCGCGAGGAAGCGACCGGCCGGGGCGTCTCGGTCATCACGCAGGCGCTCCTCCGCAAACTTGGGAAGGACGTGCGCGGCGTGACGATCGCCCTGCAGGGGTTCGGGAACGTCGGCAGCTACACCGCCCGGTTCCTGCACGAAGCGGGGGCGAAGATCATCGCCATCTCCGACGCGACGGGAGGGATCCACAACCACGGCGGCCTCGACATCCCGGCGCTGCTGAAATACGCCGGTACGGGACAGGGAGTCAAGGGATTCGGCGGGGGATCGCCGGTGACCAATGAAGAGGTCCTCGCCGCCGACGCCGAGGTCCTCATCCCCGCGGCGCTCGGTGGCGTCATCACCCGGGAAAACGCGGGGGACATCCGCGCCAAGTACGTCATCGAGGCGGCCAACAGTCCGACGCTCCCGGAAGCGGATGAGATCCTCAGAAGACGGGACGTTGTGGTCGTCCCGGACATCCTGGCGAACGCGGGAGGGGTGACGGTGAGCTACTTCGAGTGGGTGCAAAACCTCCAGCACTACCGCTGGGACCTCCCGGAGATCCGCGAGAAGCTGGAAAAGCAGATGACCCTGGCGTTCGAGTCGGTCTGGTCGGAGGCGGCGATGCGGAAGGTCTCGCTGCGGACCGCCGCTTTCATCCTGGCGGTCAGCCGGGTCCGCCGAGCGACCGACCTCGCCGGGTTCTGA
- a CDS encoding FHA domain-containing protein, giving the protein MHLLIIQTGKHKGKKLKLAEAQVVVGRDEDCRIKIASSDVSRQHALLIPVEDGVLVRDLGSRNGTFVDGVPIQGEVLLRPGGTLSVGPLTFELSGGDGRKAPMGARPAAKKANDPKLSDDDIASWLAEEGALLSSDTTIVSGSTPSSDSSGLRLAAPAPSSGPPPAPPRKKKEFRSVAEEAADIIRRHREALEASADAPT; this is encoded by the coding sequence ATGCACCTCCTCATCATTCAGACCGGAAAGCACAAGGGTAAGAAGCTCAAGCTGGCGGAGGCGCAGGTCGTCGTCGGCCGCGACGAGGACTGCCGCATCAAGATTGCCTCGTCGGATGTCAGCCGCCAGCACGCCCTCCTGATCCCCGTCGAAGACGGAGTGCTGGTCCGGGACCTTGGAAGCCGCAACGGCACGTTCGTGGATGGCGTTCCGATCCAGGGAGAAGTCCTGTTGCGGCCGGGCGGAACGCTGTCGGTCGGTCCGCTGACGTTCGAGTTGAGCGGGGGCGATGGCCGTAAGGCTCCGATGGGAGCGCGGCCGGCCGCCAAGAAGGCCAACGACCCCAAGCTCTCCGACGACGATATTGCCAGCTGGCTCGCGGAAGAGGGGGCGCTGCTCAGCTCCGACACGACGATCGTCTCCGGCTCGACGCCGAGCAGCGACAGCTCCGGCCTGAGACTCGCGGCCCCCGCTCCCAGCTCAGGTCCTCCGCCGGCTCCGCCGCGGAAGAAGAAGGAGTTCCGATCGGTTGCCGAGGAGGCGGCGGACATCATCCGTCGTCACCGCGAGGCGCTTGAAGCGTCGGCGGATGCTCCAACGTAG
- a CDS encoding twin-arginine translocase TatA/TatE family subunit produces the protein MTLAYLMQPTAWLILIVVFIVLFGARLPDAMKNLGASFSSFKKGMKEGEDEAEEEKKLKN, from the coding sequence ATGACGCTCGCCTACCTGATGCAGCCGACCGCGTGGCTGATCCTGATTGTCGTCTTCATCGTCCTGTTTGGAGCCCGTCTCCCGGACGCCATGAAGAACCTGGGGGCCTCGTTCTCCTCGTTCAAGAAGGGGATGAAGGAGGGTGAGGACGAGGCCGAGGAAGAGAAGAAGCTCAAGAACTGA
- a CDS encoding DUF1501 domain-containing protein has protein sequence MPARNSSCLSRRHFLAGQGFGLAGLAIASLLRQDGLLAAPPKPKPALEKPTFDLLLKATPKAPQATAMISLFMQGGPSHIDMFDPKPEINKRHMTKFDGDIKYDNAAESSAKLYGCPWKFEPRGECGMELSELLPCLSDTCDDITLIRSMQTGVNNHGQSLYALNTGRITVGRPSLGSWLTYGLGCETQNLPAYVVLSDPGGLPVLGTDMWSNGWLPSLYQGTVVRPKEPRILNLNPPPHLAGAPQDQFLNFLGSMNRQHAAAHPGESDLQARIASYELAARMQSAAKEALDISKETESTHKMYGLDEDATRDYGTRCLIARRLIERGVRYIQIFTSTQQWDHHGGILKSLPAACKKTDKPSAALVKDLKQRGLLDSTLVHWGGEMGRLPVIQNEKNIGRDHNTYGFSMWLAGGGVKEGHIHGATDEFGHKAVQDVVNHFDYHATLLHLFGFGTDDLAFTRPTGPETLLAGNTGRIVKEILKRG, from the coding sequence ATGCCCGCACGCAACTCCTCCTGCCTCTCCCGCCGGCACTTCCTCGCCGGTCAGGGCTTCGGACTCGCCGGACTGGCGATCGCCTCGCTTCTCCGCCAGGACGGGCTGCTCGCCGCGCCGCCTAAGCCGAAACCGGCCCTCGAGAAGCCGACCTTCGATCTCCTGCTCAAAGCGACGCCGAAGGCTCCGCAGGCGACGGCGATGATCTCCCTGTTCATGCAGGGGGGGCCGAGTCATATCGACATGTTTGATCCCAAGCCGGAGATCAACAAACGTCACATGACGAAGTTCGACGGGGACATCAAGTACGACAACGCGGCCGAGTCGAGCGCCAAACTCTACGGCTGCCCCTGGAAGTTCGAACCCCGCGGCGAGTGCGGGATGGAACTGAGCGAACTCCTCCCGTGTCTGTCCGACACCTGCGACGACATCACCCTGATCCGCTCGATGCAGACCGGGGTCAACAACCACGGTCAGTCGCTCTACGCCCTCAATACCGGCCGGATCACGGTGGGCCGGCCGTCGCTGGGATCGTGGCTGACCTACGGCCTCGGCTGCGAGACGCAGAACCTTCCCGCGTATGTCGTCCTCTCCGATCCCGGCGGGCTGCCGGTGCTGGGGACCGATATGTGGTCGAACGGCTGGCTGCCCTCGCTCTACCAGGGGACAGTCGTCCGGCCGAAGGAGCCGCGGATTCTGAACCTCAATCCGCCGCCGCACCTGGCCGGAGCGCCGCAGGACCAGTTTCTGAACTTCCTCGGCAGCATGAACCGCCAGCACGCCGCGGCGCATCCTGGCGAAAGCGATCTTCAGGCCCGGATCGCGAGCTACGAGCTCGCGGCCCGGATGCAGTCCGCTGCCAAGGAGGCGCTCGATATCTCGAAGGAGACCGAGTCGACGCACAAGATGTACGGGCTCGATGAGGACGCGACCCGGGACTATGGGACGCGGTGCCTGATCGCCCGGCGGCTGATCGAACGGGGGGTGCGGTACATTCAGATCTTCACGTCGACGCAGCAGTGGGACCACCACGGCGGAATCCTCAAGTCGCTTCCGGCGGCCTGCAAGAAGACCGACAAGCCGAGCGCGGCGCTCGTGAAGGATCTCAAGCAGCGGGGGCTGCTCGATTCGACACTCGTTCACTGGGGAGGCGAGATGGGTCGGCTGCCGGTGATCCAGAACGAAAAGAACATCGGCCGCGACCACAACACCTATGGTTTCAGCATGTGGCTGGCCGGGGGGGGCGTGAAGGAGGGGCACATTCACGGCGCGACCGACGAGTTTGGTCACAAGGCGGTTCAGGATGTGGTGAACCATTTCGATTACCACGCGACGCTGCTGCACCTGTTTGGTTTTGGGACCGACGATCTGGCGTTCACGCGGCCGACGGGGCCGGAGACGCTGCTGGCGGGGAATACTGGGCGGATCGTGAAGGAGATTCTGAAGCGGGGGTAG
- a CDS encoding VIT domain-containing protein, which translates to MKRLVWALVAVLFVAVFPPAVWSQGVLVIIEPGRPVPLPRPRPVPPPAPVEQTYRVKEVTVDARIVDQAARVQVSQTFQNSGSRQIEAQFVFPIPYDAAIDSLTLLVDGKELPGKLLPAAEAKARYEAIVRSSRDPALLQWIGSGMFQTNVFPIPPGAERKVTLSYSQLLRREKHLTDFLFPLSTARFSSQAVEKVSVQIGIESATPLKSIYSPTHGIDIKRADDTHARVTYERSNDIPSSDFRLLFDVQPGKLGASVVSYRPTDEDGYFLLLASPDLSRNMVRIPKTVIFVVDKSGSMTGKKIEQAKAALKFVLNNLHEEDLFNIVAYDSAVEAFRPELERYTDETRKAAEGYVQNLFAGGGTNIHGATTTALAMLKDEGRPSYVIFLTDGLPTVGEQNESKIVLATKEANKVHARMLNFGVGYDVNSRLLDRLSRENFGASEYVRPDEDIEAHVSAVYGRISAPVLTNVDVNFEFDSAKTEEGGPVNRMYPKKVFDVFAGEQVVIVGRYRKSGAAKIRIGGNVGREGVNFDFPAEFAEKSASATFAFVEKLWAMRRIGEIIDEIDLHGKNDELVKELVALSTKHGILTPYTSFLADETVRPGELAALTDNFQRAGDNLKKLEAAEGISGVAQRADKAALQNAGNYGGVQKSVIRKSGATPAPAASAPSYIDEKTNREVTTDLVRQSGQQTLYRRGKVLMTPRTADLDLAKDKSKIQEIARYSEAYFKLVADNSAADNEMLSAQHDDEELLVELRGQVYLIK; encoded by the coding sequence ATGAAACGTCTCGTCTGGGCTTTGGTTGCGGTGCTGTTCGTGGCCGTGTTCCCCCCCGCCGTCTGGAGCCAGGGGGTGCTCGTCATCATCGAGCCGGGACGACCGGTTCCCCTCCCCCGCCCGCGTCCGGTTCCCCCTCCGGCTCCGGTCGAGCAGACGTACCGGGTCAAGGAGGTGACCGTGGACGCCCGGATCGTCGACCAGGCGGCCCGGGTCCAGGTGTCGCAGACCTTTCAGAACAGCGGCTCGCGGCAGATCGAGGCCCAGTTCGTCTTTCCCATCCCTTACGACGCGGCGATCGACTCCCTGACGCTCCTGGTCGACGGCAAGGAACTCCCCGGAAAACTGCTCCCCGCCGCAGAGGCCAAGGCCAGATACGAGGCGATCGTCCGCTCCAGCCGCGATCCCGCCCTGCTGCAGTGGATCGGTTCGGGAATGTTCCAGACGAACGTCTTCCCCATCCCGCCGGGGGCGGAACGCAAGGTGACGCTCAGCTACAGCCAGCTCCTGCGGCGCGAGAAGCACCTCACCGACTTTCTGTTCCCGCTGAGCACGGCCCGCTTCTCTTCCCAGGCGGTCGAAAAGGTCTCCGTTCAGATCGGCATCGAATCCGCCACCCCCCTCAAGAGCATCTACAGCCCGACGCACGGGATCGACATCAAGCGGGCCGACGATACCCACGCCCGCGTCACCTACGAACGCTCCAACGATATCCCGAGCTCCGACTTCCGCCTCCTGTTCGACGTTCAGCCCGGCAAGCTGGGGGCCTCGGTCGTCTCCTACCGCCCGACCGACGAAGACGGGTATTTCCTGCTGCTCGCCAGCCCGGATCTGTCGAGGAACATGGTCCGGATTCCCAAGACCGTGATCTTCGTCGTCGACAAGTCGGGGAGCATGACCGGGAAGAAGATCGAACAGGCCAAGGCGGCGCTCAAATTCGTGCTGAACAACCTTCACGAGGAAGACCTGTTCAACATCGTCGCCTACGACTCCGCGGTCGAAGCCTTCCGGCCCGAGCTCGAACGCTACACCGACGAAACCCGGAAGGCGGCTGAAGGATACGTCCAGAACCTGTTCGCCGGCGGCGGGACGAACATCCACGGGGCGACCACGACCGCGCTGGCGATGCTCAAAGACGAGGGCCGTCCGAGCTACGTGATCTTCTTGACCGACGGCCTGCCGACGGTCGGCGAACAGAACGAATCCAAGATCGTGCTGGCGACGAAAGAGGCCAACAAGGTCCACGCCCGGATGCTGAACTTCGGTGTCGGCTACGACGTCAACAGCCGGCTGCTCGACCGGCTCTCACGGGAGAACTTCGGCGCGAGCGAGTATGTCCGTCCCGACGAAGACATCGAGGCCCACGTCAGCGCCGTCTACGGCCGGATCTCGGCTCCCGTTCTCACCAACGTGGACGTCAACTTCGAGTTCGACAGCGCGAAGACGGAAGAGGGAGGCCCCGTCAACCGGATGTATCCCAAGAAGGTCTTCGACGTCTTTGCGGGAGAGCAGGTGGTCATCGTCGGGCGCTACCGCAAGTCCGGAGCGGCCAAGATCCGCATCGGGGGGAACGTCGGACGGGAGGGAGTGAACTTCGACTTCCCGGCGGAGTTCGCGGAGAAGAGCGCCAGCGCCACCTTCGCCTTCGTCGAGAAACTGTGGGCGATGCGGCGGATCGGTGAGATCATCGATGAGATCGACCTGCATGGAAAGAACGACGAGCTCGTGAAGGAACTCGTCGCGCTCTCCACGAAGCACGGCATCCTGACCCCCTACACGTCGTTTCTCGCTGATGAAACCGTCCGTCCGGGTGAGCTGGCTGCCTTGACCGACAACTTCCAACGGGCTGGCGACAACCTCAAAAAGTTGGAGGCGGCGGAAGGGATCTCGGGGGTGGCACAACGGGCTGACAAAGCCGCGCTGCAGAACGCCGGCAACTACGGCGGAGTGCAGAAGAGCGTGATACGGAAGTCCGGGGCGACGCCGGCCCCCGCCGCTTCGGCCCCGTCCTACATCGACGAGAAGACGAATCGAGAGGTCACAACCGACCTGGTGCGGCAGTCCGGGCAGCAGACCCTTTACCGCCGCGGCAAGGTTCTGATGACTCCGAGGACGGCGGACCTCGATCTTGCGAAGGACAAGTCGAAGATCCAGGAGATCGCCCGCTACTCCGAGGCTTACTTCAAGCTGGTGGCGGACAACTCCGCCGCGGACAACGAGATGCTGAGCGCCCAGCACGATGACGAAGAGTTGCTGGTCGAACTTCGCGGGCAGGTCTATCTCATCAAGTGA
- a CDS encoding PSD1 and planctomycete cytochrome C domain-containing protein has translation MLNPLRCFCVACLFLWNGTANAGDAPLRFESHVRGLLKTHCWHCHGEEEKPEGGLDLRLVRFLSKGGESGPAIVPNQPEASLLIQRIESGDMPPGDKKVSPEELALLKQWIRDGAQTLRPEPETINVDSPWTEEEKGYWAFQPVRRPAVPAVKETEQVRTPIDAFLLKSLEEKGVSLSPDADRRVLIRRLSFDLTGLPPTPQETEAFVQDTAPLAYERLVDRLLENPAYGERWGRHWLDVAGYADSDGYTEVDNVRPWAFRYRDYVIRAFNDDKPFDRFLVEQLAGDELLTPPYQNLAPDQADLLAATGFLRMAPDGTAGGADANTARNDVVADTIKIVSSSVLGMTVGCAQCHDHRYDAISHVDYYRFRAIFEPALDWKNWRVPNGRLVSLWQPAEVQKAADVDKEIRAISTQRGEALDDIVQDILQKELAKLDGELASEAAYARDLPEKDRPPQLAQILKDFPSLNVSRGSAYLYEPKRVKDHNDKFDKLTAETKAQRPADQMVACLTEVPGKVPPTKLFSRGDFNQPRQDVTPGELSVLGDLVAAIAPDNPAIPTTGRRLAFAKSLTSGKHPLVARVLVNRIWMNHFGRGIVASAGDFGILGARPTHPELLDWLADEFVQNGWSVKHLHRLILNSTAFRQSSARTAELDRVDQDNLLLGRMPLRRLETEVIRDSILDIAGTRSDRMLGPASTVLPDDVGQIIVGDGERDGNGILIGKANGAGDTATRRSIYVQVRRSMPLGMLEPFDVASTAPNCEVRNVSTAAPQSLLLMNSDFILKQSEAFAQRVQSTAGDDVAAQVRHAWELAFGEAPATEVVSDGSAFVEAQRVHFAAHPNPAKNALPAPTQALALFCQSLLCSNRFLYVD, from the coding sequence GTGCTGAATCCCCTTCGCTGCTTCTGCGTGGCGTGCCTGTTCCTCTGGAACGGAACCGCTAACGCCGGCGATGCACCGCTCCGCTTTGAGTCCCATGTCCGCGGCCTCCTGAAAACCCACTGCTGGCATTGCCACGGCGAGGAAGAGAAGCCCGAAGGGGGCCTCGACCTGCGGCTCGTCCGGTTCCTGTCCAAGGGAGGAGAGTCCGGCCCGGCGATCGTCCCGAACCAGCCCGAAGCCAGCCTCCTCATCCAGCGGATCGAGTCGGGCGACATGCCGCCAGGGGACAAGAAAGTCTCCCCGGAAGAACTGGCCCTCCTCAAGCAGTGGATCCGCGACGGAGCCCAGACGCTCCGCCCGGAACCAGAGACCATCAACGTCGATTCGCCGTGGACCGAGGAAGAGAAGGGCTATTGGGCCTTTCAGCCCGTGCGGCGACCCGCTGTTCCGGCCGTGAAGGAAACCGAGCAGGTCCGGACGCCGATCGACGCCTTCCTGCTGAAGTCGCTGGAAGAGAAGGGGGTGTCGCTTTCACCGGATGCGGATCGGCGAGTCCTGATCCGCCGGCTGTCGTTCGATCTGACCGGGCTGCCGCCGACGCCGCAAGAGACCGAGGCGTTCGTCCAGGACACGGCTCCGCTCGCCTACGAGCGTCTCGTCGATCGGCTGCTGGAGAACCCCGCCTACGGCGAGCGTTGGGGCCGGCACTGGCTCGACGTCGCCGGCTACGCCGACAGCGATGGATACACCGAGGTGGACAATGTCCGCCCCTGGGCCTTCCGCTACCGGGACTACGTCATCCGCGCCTTCAACGACGACAAGCCGTTCGACCGGTTCCTGGTCGAACAGCTCGCGGGAGACGAACTCCTGACGCCCCCATATCAGAACCTCGCGCCGGACCAGGCGGATCTCCTGGCGGCGACCGGCTTCCTGCGGATGGCTCCCGATGGGACCGCCGGCGGCGCGGACGCCAACACGGCCCGCAATGACGTCGTGGCCGACACGATCAAGATCGTCTCATCGTCGGTCCTGGGGATGACGGTCGGCTGTGCCCAATGCCACGACCATCGGTACGACGCGATCTCGCACGTCGACTACTACCGCTTCCGGGCGATCTTCGAGCCCGCCCTCGACTGGAAAAACTGGCGAGTCCCCAACGGGCGGCTCGTCAGCCTGTGGCAGCCCGCGGAGGTCCAGAAGGCGGCCGATGTCGACAAGGAGATCCGCGCGATCTCGACGCAACGCGGCGAAGCCCTGGACGACATCGTCCAGGACATCCTGCAGAAGGAACTCGCCAAGCTCGACGGGGAGCTCGCCTCCGAAGCGGCCTACGCCCGTGACCTTCCTGAGAAGGACCGGCCGCCGCAGCTCGCCCAGATCCTCAAGGATTTTCCGAGCCTCAACGTCTCGCGGGGGAGCGCCTACCTATACGAGCCGAAGCGAGTCAAAGACCACAACGACAAGTTCGACAAGCTGACCGCCGAGACGAAGGCCCAGCGGCCCGCCGATCAGATGGTGGCGTGCCTCACCGAAGTCCCGGGCAAGGTTCCTCCGACGAAGCTCTTCTCCCGCGGCGACTTCAATCAGCCGCGGCAGGACGTCACTCCCGGCGAGCTGAGCGTCCTCGGGGATCTCGTGGCCGCGATCGCCCCGGACAATCCGGCGATTCCGACGACCGGCCGGCGGCTCGCCTTCGCGAAGTCGCTCACAAGCGGCAAGCATCCGCTCGTCGCTCGGGTCCTCGTCAACCGGATCTGGATGAACCACTTCGGCCGCGGAATCGTGGCGAGCGCCGGTGACTTCGGCATCCTCGGCGCCCGGCCAACCCACCCCGAGCTTCTCGACTGGCTCGCGGACGAGTTCGTCCAGAACGGATGGAGCGTCAAGCACCTGCACCGGCTGATCCTGAACTCGACCGCCTTCCGCCAGTCGTCCGCCCGCACAGCGGAACTCGACCGTGTCGATCAGGACAACCTCCTCCTCGGCCGGATGCCGCTGCGGCGGCTGGAGACGGAAGTCATCCGGGACTCGATTCTCGACATCGCCGGCACGCGCAGCGACCGGATGCTCGGCCCCGCCTCGACGGTCCTTCCGGACGACGTCGGACAGATCATCGTCGGCGACGGTGAGCGGGACGGGAACGGGATCCTGATCGGTAAGGCCAACGGCGCCGGAGACACGGCAACCCGTCGCAGCATCTATGTCCAGGTCCGCCGTTCGATGCCGCTGGGGATGCTGGAGCCGTTCGACGTCGCGTCGACCGCTCCCAACTGCGAGGTCCGGAACGTCTCCACCGCCGCGCCGCAGTCGCTCCTGCTGATGAACAGCGACTTCATCCTGAAGCAGTCCGAGGCGTTCGCCCAGCGCGTCCAGAGTACCGCCGGGGACGATGTGGCTGCCCAGGTTCGGCACGCCTGGGAGCTCGCCTTCGGAGAGGCGCCGGCGACGGAGGTCGTCTCCGATGGTTCCGCATTCGTCGAAGCGCAGCGGGTCCACTTCGCAGCGCATCCCAATCCGGCCAAGAACGCCCTGCCGGCACCGACGCAGGCCCTCGCGCTCTTCTGCCAGTCGCTCCTCTGTTCGAACCGGTTCCTGTACGTCGACTGA